A section of the Marmota flaviventris isolate mMarFla1 chromosome 19, mMarFla1.hap1, whole genome shotgun sequence genome encodes:
- the Cpsf4 gene encoding cleavage and polyadenylation specificity factor subunit 4 isoform X2, whose product MQEIIASVDHIKFDLEIAVEQQLGAQPLPFPGMDKSGAAVCEFFLKAACGKGGMCPFRHISGEKTVVCKHWLRGLCKKGDQCEFLHEYDMTKMPECYFYSKFGECSNKECPFLHIDPESKIKDCPWYDRGFCKHGPLCRHRHTRRVICVNYLVGFCPEGPSCKFMHPRFELPMGTTEQPPLPQQTQPPTKQRAPQVIGVMQSQNSSAGNRGPRPLEQVTCYKCGEKGHYANRCTKGHLAFLSGQ is encoded by the exons atgcAGGAAATCATCGCCAGCGTGGACCACATCAAGTTCGACCTGGAGATCGCCGTGGAGCAGCAGCTCGGGGCGCAGCCGCTGCCCTTCCCGGGCATGGACA AGTCGGGGGCTGCTGTCTGTGAATTCTTTTTGAAAGCTGCCTGTGGCAAAG GGGGCATGTGCCCATTTCGCCACATCAGCGGTGAGAAGACAGTAGTTTGCAAACACTGGCTGCGGGGGCTGTGCAAGAAAGGGGACCAGTGTGAATTCCTGCATGAGTATGATATGACCAAGATGCCCGAGTGCTACTTCTACTCCAAGTTCG GGGAGTGCAGCAATAAGGAGTGCCCCTTCCTTCACATCGACCccgagtccaagatcaaggactGCCCTTGGTATGACCGTGGCTTCTGCAAGCATG GTCCCCTATGCAGGCACCGGCACACGCGGAGAGTCATCTGTGTGAATTACCTCGTGGGATTTTGCCCGGAGGGGCCCTCGTGTAAATTCATGCA CCCTCGATTTGAACTGCCTATGGGAACCACTGAGCAGCCCCCACTGCCACAGCAGACGCAGCCTCCAACAAAG CAGAGAGCCCCGCAGGTCATCGGGGTCATGCAGAGTCAAAACAGCAGTGCAGGCAACCGGGGACCCCGGCCGCTGGAGCAGGTCACTTGTTACAAG TGTGGTGAAAAAGGACACTACGCCAACAGATGCACCAAAGGGCACTTGGCCTTTCTCAGTGGACAGTGA
- the Ptcd1 gene encoding pentatricopeptide repeat-containing protein 1, mitochondrial isoform X2, whose translation MDPVRLVRLFSRARPLGLLGLQHFDLLGAQWTGGREGLVWLRAVGPTQPALAAFSSSPLSAAFESGSQKNMSSLHSDPSQPSSTGPQEEEESFGTLSNKYSSRKIFHKSTPQLYDLRLREQNIEEDEEGELEPKSWQGPRNTPYWYFLQCKRLIREGKLAEALDLFERQMLKEEQLQPLEYNYTVLIGGCGRAGYLKKAFGLYNDMKKRDLEPSDATYTALFNVCAESPWKDSALQSALKLRQQLQAKNVQFNLKTYHALLKMAAKCSDLRMCLDVFKEIIHKGHAVTEETFSFLLMGCIQDKKIGFRLALQVWRQMLSLGLKPTQHGYNLLLGAARDCGLGEPEVASRLLLRPREETVLLQPPGRQQAGRRGSSVIDGVMTRVHVEALERELFLEPSQAVEGLPEPREALVPSKAQSEVETKAEPDHTAALTPVALKPSPLELEINLLTLETVSPAVVSFGTVITPADRLALIGGLEGFLGQMEKHGLQPDIKTLTLLAEVVKPGSPAESSLLTILDRHQVEADVTFFNTLMRKKSKLGDLEGAKKSQMTPNTHIYSTLINAALKKLDYTYLIDILKDMKHNRVPVNEVVIRQLEFAAEYPPTFDRYKGKNTYLEKIDGFRAYYKQWLKVMPAEETPHPWQEFRTKPKRDTIRDAGVDEVLGGR comes from the exons ATGGACCCGGTGAGACTTGTCCGCCTATTCTCTCGGGCCCGCCCCTTGGGGCTCTTGGGCCTCCAGCACTTTGACCTTCTTGGAGCCCAGTggacaggaggcagggaggggcttGTGTGGCTGAGGGCTGTGGGGCCAACTCAGCCAGCCTTAGCTGCCTTCAGCAGCTCCCCTTTGTCAGCTGCCTTTGAATCTGGGAGCCAGAAGAATATGAGCAGCCTCCACTCTGACCCAAGCCAGCCCAGCTCCACAGGCCctcaagaggaagaggagagctTTGGAACCCTCTCTAATAAATACTCCTCCCGGAAGATATTCCACAAATCAACACCCCAGTTGTATGACCTACGACTCAGGGAACAGAATATTGAGGAAGATGAAGAAGGGGAACTGGAGCCAAAATCATGGCAGGGCCCAAGAAACACCCCATATTGGTACTTCCTTCAGTGTAAACGCCTAATTAGGGAAGGAAAG CTGGCTGAAGCCCTGGACCTGTTTGAGAGGCAGATGCTAAAGGAGGAGCAACTGCAGCCACTCGAGTACAACTACACGGTGCTGATTGGAGGCTGCGGGAGGGCTGGCTACCTGAAGAAGGCCTTCGGGCTCTACAATGAT atgaaaaaaCGGGATTTAGAGCCCTCAGATGCCACATACACAGCCCTATTCAATGTCTGTGCCGAGTCACCCTGGAAGGACTCTGCCCTTCAGAGTGCCCTGAAACTACGACAGCAGCTCCAGGCTAAAAATGTCCAGTTCAACCTGAAGACATACCATGCTCTGCTGAAGATGGCTGCCAAGTGCTCAGACCTCAGGATGTGCCTTGATGTGTTCAAG GAAATCATCCACAAGGGGCATGCTGTCACAGAAGAGACCTTTAGTTTCCTGCTCATGGGCTGCATCCAGGACAAGAAGATAGGCTTCCGACTCGCCCTGCAG GTGTGGAGGCAGATGCTGAGCCTGGGACTCAAGCCAACCCAACATGGCTACAACTTGCTGTTAGGGGCAGCTCGGGACTGTGGCTTGGGGGAGCCAGAAGTGGCCTCCAGGCTGctcctgagacccagagaggagaCAGTCCTGCTCCAGCCCCcaggcaggcagcaggcaggGAGGAGAGGCTCTTCTGTGATTGATGGTGTAATGACCAGAGTACATGTGGAGGCCCTGGAGAGGGAGCTGTTTCTGGAACCTTCTCAGGCAGTTGAGGGACTTCCAGAGCCTCGGGAGGCCCTAGTGCCCAGTAAGGCACAATCTGAGGTGGAAACCAAGGCAGAGCCTGACCACACAGCAGCTCTTACCCCAGTGGCTCTGAAGCCATCTCCCTTGGAGTTGGAGATCAACCTCCTGACCCTGGAAACTGTCTCCCCAGCTGTGGTCTCCTTTGGGACAGTGATCACCCCTGCTGACAGGCTAGCTTTGATAGGGGGCCTGGAGGGCTTCCTGGGCCAGATGGAAAAGCACGGGCTCCAGCCGGACATTAAAACCCTTACACTGCTGGCTGAGGTGGTAAAGCCTGGGAGCCCTGCGGAGTCCTCACTGCTGACCATCCTAGACAGGCACCAGGTGGAGGCCGATGTGACATTCTTCAACACACTGATGAGGAAGAAGAGCAAGCTGGGAGACCTGGAAGGGGCAAAG AAATCCCAGATGACCCCCAACACCCACATCTACAGCACTCTCATCAATGCAGCCCTCAAGAAGCTGGACTACACCTATCTCATTGACATCCTGAAGGACATGAAGCATAACAGGGTCCCTGTGAATGAAGTGGTCATCCGCCAGCTGGAGTTTGCAGCTGAGTACCCACCCACCTTTGACAGG TACAAAGGGAAGAACACGTACTTAGAGAAGATCGATGGCTTCCGAGCTTATTATAAGCAGTG
- the Cpsf4 gene encoding cleavage and polyadenylation specificity factor subunit 4 isoform X1 gives MQEIIASVDHIKFDLEIAVEQQLGAQPLPFPGMDKSGAAVCEFFLKAACGKGGMCPFRHISGEKTVVCKHWLRGLCKKGDQCEFLHEYDMTKMPECYFYSKFGECSNKECPFLHIDPESKIKDCPWYDRGFCKHGPLCRHRHTRRVICVNYLVGFCPEGPSCKFMHPRFELPMGTTEQPPLPQQTQPPTKQSNNPPLQRSSSLIQLTSQNSSPNQQRAPQVIGVMQSQNSSAGNRGPRPLEQVTCYKCGEKGHYANRCTKGHLAFLSGQ, from the exons atgcAGGAAATCATCGCCAGCGTGGACCACATCAAGTTCGACCTGGAGATCGCCGTGGAGCAGCAGCTCGGGGCGCAGCCGCTGCCCTTCCCGGGCATGGACA AGTCGGGGGCTGCTGTCTGTGAATTCTTTTTGAAAGCTGCCTGTGGCAAAG GGGGCATGTGCCCATTTCGCCACATCAGCGGTGAGAAGACAGTAGTTTGCAAACACTGGCTGCGGGGGCTGTGCAAGAAAGGGGACCAGTGTGAATTCCTGCATGAGTATGATATGACCAAGATGCCCGAGTGCTACTTCTACTCCAAGTTCG GGGAGTGCAGCAATAAGGAGTGCCCCTTCCTTCACATCGACCccgagtccaagatcaaggactGCCCTTGGTATGACCGTGGCTTCTGCAAGCATG GTCCCCTATGCAGGCACCGGCACACGCGGAGAGTCATCTGTGTGAATTACCTCGTGGGATTTTGCCCGGAGGGGCCCTCGTGTAAATTCATGCA CCCTCGATTTGAACTGCCTATGGGAACCACTGAGCAGCCCCCACTGCCACAGCAGACGCAGCCTCCAACAAAG CAAAGTAACAATCCGCCATTACAAAGGTCGTCCTCCTTGATCCAGTTAACGAGTCAGAACTCTTCTCCCAATCAGCAGAGAGCCCCGCAGGTCATCGGGGTCATGCAGAGTCAAAACAGCAGTGCAGGCAACCGGGGACCCCGGCCGCTGGAGCAGGTCACTTGTTACAAG TGTGGTGAAAAAGGACACTACGCCAACAGATGCACCAAAGGGCACTTGGCCTTTCTCAGTGGACAGTGA
- the Cpsf4 gene encoding cleavage and polyadenylation specificity factor subunit 4 isoform X4 produces MQEIIASVDHIKFDLEIAVEQQLGAQPLPFPGMDKSGAAVCEFFLKAACGKGGMCPFRHISGEKTVVCKHWLRGLCKKGDQCEFLHEYDMTKMPECYFYSKFGECSNKECPFLHIDPESKIKDCPWYDRGFCKHALDLNCLWEPLSSPHCHSRRSLQQSREPRRSSGSCRVKTAVQATGDPGRWSRSLVTSVVKKDTTPTDAPKGTWPFSVDSDGSWSQLRAA; encoded by the exons atgcAGGAAATCATCGCCAGCGTGGACCACATCAAGTTCGACCTGGAGATCGCCGTGGAGCAGCAGCTCGGGGCGCAGCCGCTGCCCTTCCCGGGCATGGACA AGTCGGGGGCTGCTGTCTGTGAATTCTTTTTGAAAGCTGCCTGTGGCAAAG GGGGCATGTGCCCATTTCGCCACATCAGCGGTGAGAAGACAGTAGTTTGCAAACACTGGCTGCGGGGGCTGTGCAAGAAAGGGGACCAGTGTGAATTCCTGCATGAGTATGATATGACCAAGATGCCCGAGTGCTACTTCTACTCCAAGTTCG GGGAGTGCAGCAATAAGGAGTGCCCCTTCCTTCACATCGACCccgagtccaagatcaaggactGCCCTTGGTATGACCGTGGCTTCTGCAAGCATG CCCTCGATTTGAACTGCCTATGGGAACCACTGAGCAGCCCCCACTGCCACAGCAGACGCAGCCTCCAACAAAG CAGAGAGCCCCGCAGGTCATCGGGGTCATGCAGAGTCAAAACAGCAGTGCAGGCAACCGGGGACCCCGGCCGCTGGAGCAGGTCACTTGTTACAAG TGTGGTGAAAAAGGACACTACGCCAACAGATGCACCAAAGGGCACTTGGCCTTTCTCAGTGGACAGTGATGGCAGCTGGAGTcagctcagagcagcctga
- the Atp5mf gene encoding ATP synthase subunit f, mitochondrial has product MASIVPVKEKKLMDVKLGELPSWILMRDFTPKGIVGAFQRGYHRYYNKYINVKKGSIAGVNMVLAAYVLFSYCLSYKELKHERRRKYH; this is encoded by the exons tgCCAGTGAAAGAGAAGAAACTCATGGATGTCAAACTAGGGGAGTTGCCAAGCTGGATATTGATGCGGGATTTCACCCCTAAAGGCATTGTGGGAGCATTTCAGAGAG GTTACCACCGGTACTACAACAAATACATCAACGTGAAGAAGGGGAGCATCGCAGGGGTCAACATGGTGCTGGCAGCATACGTGCTTTTCAGCTACTGCCTTTCTTACAAAGAACTCA AGCACGAGCGGCGACGAAAGTACCATTGA
- the Cpsf4 gene encoding cleavage and polyadenylation specificity factor subunit 4 isoform X3 — MQEIIASVDHIKFDLEIAVEQQLGAQPLPFPGMDKSGAAVCEFFLKAACGKGGMCPFRHISGEKTVVCKHWLRGLCKKGDQCEFLHEYDMTKMPECYFYSKFGECSNKECPFLHIDPESKIKDCPWYDRGFCKHGPLCRHRHTRRVICVNYLVGFCPEGPSCKFMHPRFELPMGTTEQPPLPQQTQPPTKRAPQVIGVMQSQNSSAGNRGPRPLEQVTCYKCGEKGHYANRCTKGHLAFLSGQ; from the exons atgcAGGAAATCATCGCCAGCGTGGACCACATCAAGTTCGACCTGGAGATCGCCGTGGAGCAGCAGCTCGGGGCGCAGCCGCTGCCCTTCCCGGGCATGGACA AGTCGGGGGCTGCTGTCTGTGAATTCTTTTTGAAAGCTGCCTGTGGCAAAG GGGGCATGTGCCCATTTCGCCACATCAGCGGTGAGAAGACAGTAGTTTGCAAACACTGGCTGCGGGGGCTGTGCAAGAAAGGGGACCAGTGTGAATTCCTGCATGAGTATGATATGACCAAGATGCCCGAGTGCTACTTCTACTCCAAGTTCG GGGAGTGCAGCAATAAGGAGTGCCCCTTCCTTCACATCGACCccgagtccaagatcaaggactGCCCTTGGTATGACCGTGGCTTCTGCAAGCATG GTCCCCTATGCAGGCACCGGCACACGCGGAGAGTCATCTGTGTGAATTACCTCGTGGGATTTTGCCCGGAGGGGCCCTCGTGTAAATTCATGCA CCCTCGATTTGAACTGCCTATGGGAACCACTGAGCAGCCCCCACTGCCACAGCAGACGCAGCCTCCAACAAAG AGAGCCCCGCAGGTCATCGGGGTCATGCAGAGTCAAAACAGCAGTGCAGGCAACCGGGGACCCCGGCCGCTGGAGCAGGTCACTTGTTACAAG TGTGGTGAAAAAGGACACTACGCCAACAGATGCACCAAAGGGCACTTGGCCTTTCTCAGTGGACAGTGA
- the Ptcd1 gene encoding pentatricopeptide repeat-containing protein 1, mitochondrial isoform X1: MDPVRLVRLFSRARPLGLLGLQHFDLLGAQWTGGREGLVWLRAVGPTQPALAAFSSSPLSAAFESGSQKNMSSLHSDPSQPSSTGPQEEEESFGTLSNKYSSRKIFHKSTPQLYDLRLREQNIEEDEEGELEPKSWQGPRNTPYWYFLQCKRLIREGKLAEALDLFERQMLKEEQLQPLEYNYTVLIGGCGRAGYLKKAFGLYNDMKKRDLEPSDATYTALFNVCAESPWKDSALQSALKLRQQLQAKNVQFNLKTYHALLKMAAKCSDLRMCLDVFKEIIHKGHAVTEETFSFLLMGCIQDKKIGFRLALQVWRQMLSLGLKPTQHGYNLLLGAARDCGLGEPEVASRLLLRPREETVLLQPPGRQQAGRRGSSVIDGVMTRVHVEALERELFLEPSQAVEGLPEPREALVPSKAQSEVETKAEPDHTAALTPVALKPSPLELEINLLTLETVSPAVVSFGTVITPADRLALIGGLEGFLGQMEKHGLQPDIKTLTLLAEVVKPGSPAESSLLTILDRHQVEADVTFFNTLMRKKSKLGDLEGAKALLPVLAKRGIIPNLQTFCNLAIGCRRPRDGLQLLADMKKSQMTPNTHIYSTLINAALKKLDYTYLIDILKDMKHNRVPVNEVVIRQLEFAAEYPPTFDRYKGKNTYLEKIDGFRAYYKQWLKVMPAEETPHPWQEFRTKPKRDTIRDAGVDEVLGGR; the protein is encoded by the exons ATGGACCCGGTGAGACTTGTCCGCCTATTCTCTCGGGCCCGCCCCTTGGGGCTCTTGGGCCTCCAGCACTTTGACCTTCTTGGAGCCCAGTggacaggaggcagggaggggcttGTGTGGCTGAGGGCTGTGGGGCCAACTCAGCCAGCCTTAGCTGCCTTCAGCAGCTCCCCTTTGTCAGCTGCCTTTGAATCTGGGAGCCAGAAGAATATGAGCAGCCTCCACTCTGACCCAAGCCAGCCCAGCTCCACAGGCCctcaagaggaagaggagagctTTGGAACCCTCTCTAATAAATACTCCTCCCGGAAGATATTCCACAAATCAACACCCCAGTTGTATGACCTACGACTCAGGGAACAGAATATTGAGGAAGATGAAGAAGGGGAACTGGAGCCAAAATCATGGCAGGGCCCAAGAAACACCCCATATTGGTACTTCCTTCAGTGTAAACGCCTAATTAGGGAAGGAAAG CTGGCTGAAGCCCTGGACCTGTTTGAGAGGCAGATGCTAAAGGAGGAGCAACTGCAGCCACTCGAGTACAACTACACGGTGCTGATTGGAGGCTGCGGGAGGGCTGGCTACCTGAAGAAGGCCTTCGGGCTCTACAATGAT atgaaaaaaCGGGATTTAGAGCCCTCAGATGCCACATACACAGCCCTATTCAATGTCTGTGCCGAGTCACCCTGGAAGGACTCTGCCCTTCAGAGTGCCCTGAAACTACGACAGCAGCTCCAGGCTAAAAATGTCCAGTTCAACCTGAAGACATACCATGCTCTGCTGAAGATGGCTGCCAAGTGCTCAGACCTCAGGATGTGCCTTGATGTGTTCAAG GAAATCATCCACAAGGGGCATGCTGTCACAGAAGAGACCTTTAGTTTCCTGCTCATGGGCTGCATCCAGGACAAGAAGATAGGCTTCCGACTCGCCCTGCAG GTGTGGAGGCAGATGCTGAGCCTGGGACTCAAGCCAACCCAACATGGCTACAACTTGCTGTTAGGGGCAGCTCGGGACTGTGGCTTGGGGGAGCCAGAAGTGGCCTCCAGGCTGctcctgagacccagagaggagaCAGTCCTGCTCCAGCCCCcaggcaggcagcaggcaggGAGGAGAGGCTCTTCTGTGATTGATGGTGTAATGACCAGAGTACATGTGGAGGCCCTGGAGAGGGAGCTGTTTCTGGAACCTTCTCAGGCAGTTGAGGGACTTCCAGAGCCTCGGGAGGCCCTAGTGCCCAGTAAGGCACAATCTGAGGTGGAAACCAAGGCAGAGCCTGACCACACAGCAGCTCTTACCCCAGTGGCTCTGAAGCCATCTCCCTTGGAGTTGGAGATCAACCTCCTGACCCTGGAAACTGTCTCCCCAGCTGTGGTCTCCTTTGGGACAGTGATCACCCCTGCTGACAGGCTAGCTTTGATAGGGGGCCTGGAGGGCTTCCTGGGCCAGATGGAAAAGCACGGGCTCCAGCCGGACATTAAAACCCTTACACTGCTGGCTGAGGTGGTAAAGCCTGGGAGCCCTGCGGAGTCCTCACTGCTGACCATCCTAGACAGGCACCAGGTGGAGGCCGATGTGACATTCTTCAACACACTGATGAGGAAGAAGAGCAAGCTGGGAGACCTGGAAGGGGCAAAG GCGCTGTTGCCAGTCCTGGCAAAAAGGGGAATTATCCCCAACCTACAGACGTTCTGCAACCTGGCCATTGGGTGTCGTAGGCCCAGGGATGGTCTGCAGCTGCTTGCAGACATGAAG AAATCCCAGATGACCCCCAACACCCACATCTACAGCACTCTCATCAATGCAGCCCTCAAGAAGCTGGACTACACCTATCTCATTGACATCCTGAAGGACATGAAGCATAACAGGGTCCCTGTGAATGAAGTGGTCATCCGCCAGCTGGAGTTTGCAGCTGAGTACCCACCCACCTTTGACAGG TACAAAGGGAAGAACACGTACTTAGAGAAGATCGATGGCTTCCGAGCTTATTATAAGCAGTG